The genomic stretch AAAAATAAAAAAACAAATTCGTGCTTTAAACCAGACTTTAATTGAAGACTTTTCGATTGCAAGACCAAAAATTGCTGTTTTAGGTTTAAATCCACATTCAGGCGACGGCGGAGTAATAGGAAACGAAGAAATAGAAATTATTTCTCCTGCTATAAAAGAGCTTGCAGACAACGGAATCCTTACTTTTGGTCCTTTTCCGGCAGACAGTTTTTTTCAGCCCGCAAAATATAAAAACTATGATGCCGTTTTAGCAATGTATCACGATCAGGGATTAGCTCCGTTTAAAACGTTAGCTTATGAAGAAGGCGTAAATTATACCGCCGCACTTCCGTTTATCAGAACATCTCCCGATCATGGTGTAGCCTACGATATTGCGGGGCAAAACATTGCCGATGAGCGCAGTTTTATGGAAGCAATTTTCACGGCGATCAAAATTTTCAATAACAGAAATGATTATAAAGATTTGATGAGCAACCGCCTTCAGCCAAGAAGAATGCCTTCGGATAACGGAATCGATGAAGACCTACCAATAGAAAGTGAAATGTAAAATCTGTAAACGAATTAAAATTAATTTGTTATGAATTTTATTTGTAATATTAAAAAAAATGCATATTTTTGCACACTCATTTTATGGACAAGTTAAGAAACTACGACGTAAGCTTTTCCGGACTAAAAACCGGCAAGCACGAGTTCAAGTTTGAGATAGATAAAGAGTTCTTTCA from Chryseobacterium indoltheticum encodes the following:
- the pdxA gene encoding 4-hydroxythreonine-4-phosphate dehydrogenase PdxA; its protein translation is MSPKNHKVRVGISIGDFNGIGPEIIMKSLIDKTITDFFTPVIFGSGKLFTYQKNLFKLNLNFNYITEASQAQNGKLNMVNLVKENSNIELGKPTEESTKMAIDSLEAATEALMKGEIDVLVTAPINKDEMVKMGFKHAGHTGYFEEKFNKKGLMFLVSEDLKVAVSTHHIPISQVAENISKEKIKKQIRALNQTLIEDFSIARPKIAVLGLNPHSGDGGVIGNEEIEIISPAIKELADNGILTFGPFPADSFFQPAKYKNYDAVLAMYHDQGLAPFKTLAYEEGVNYTAALPFIRTSPDHGVAYDIAGQNIADERSFMEAIFTAIKIFNNRNDYKDLMSNRLQPRRMPSDNGIDEDLPIESEM